The region CTGCCGTGCCCGGGTGAATACGCGCATCACCCATAGGATTGGTAGGGAAGGAATACCAGTCACTCGGTAATGGTGCTTTCGGCAGGCCTTTTAGTGGCTGACCCGCTGGATTCATGCCCAGCGAAGGGTCCATGGGATCTaggcgcgtgcgcacatcTTGCTGAGTAGGACGCAGCGACAAGAAGGGCGCTGCTTGATGGGCACCCGCTGAATCATTCATGCCAAGCCGCGGAGCGATGTCCGCACCAGAAAACGGGGACGACAGCGCTGCCGAAGGCATAGCATTGCGGATGggcacgctggcgctgcggTGACGCAGGCCTTCTGTGCGTGGCACGATGTCGATCAAAAAATCAAAGAGTTCAGAGCGCGAAATCGCGCTAGCGATATCTGAGCGCTGAATTGTGCGTCGCTTATTTTCTTCCGCGACCATGAAAGCACGGCACGTCAAGTCTGCAATGAAAATCTCACAAGCGCGTGAGAAGAGAATAGGTGCCTCAGCCGAAATCATCTTGACCTCGTCGTCATTCTTCATAACCTTTTTAATGCGGGCAAGCGGCAAAGCGCTGCCATTTCCACTCGGTGTGGATCCCAAGTTGAAAAAGTCAATCGCTTTGCCATCCGAGTCAAAGCCATTCTCAACGAGGTCCATTTGATGCCGCCAGAAGTAGCGCTGAAACTGTGCCGGACTACGCGAGAATTGTTGGAGTAGGGCCCCAAGTCGCTTTCCAGGACTAGTTTCCATCACATTGTCCTGCGTGCTCATGGTCATCGCGGGCACGTCTTGCATCCTGGCCATGTCGGCTGGGCCCTGAATATGCATGGCATCACCTGCGGGACGCATGCCCTGATCTTGAGGATAGAACGACATTGTCAAGCCGTTCAACTATGGCGTTTAGTAGGCACACAAAACCTACCACGTAACGCGCCCCGTGTCAAACAGACGTGCTGGTTGTGGTTGTGACGCAAGAGACTCTTTGGCATTCCACCTATGAGCGGCGGTGCCCGCTTGTACATGAAGTATGTTACACGTCCCGTTAGGTCCACGTACAGAGACGCGTTCACCTCCACATGATGGAACCGCGTTCCGGGCGCTCGAGTCCCGTTATACAAACGACGCGTAAGAGCAAGTACATTGGAGTGACATTATGAAGATGGGTTCGTGGGCTCGATCTTTTCCAGATGTCGCCCGATGAGCTGGAAGTTAGTTGTGTCTATGTGGATGAAGCGCCATACCTTGGCCATTTCAAACGAACTGTGAACGTGGTCAGTGTCACATGTACGTACTCCACCGTAGGCTTGCCAAATAGACCTGAGAGCTTTTCATCACACACGATCTAAACACATTAAGGCTTGTGCACGTACCTGGCGCTTATTACTCTCATTTTGTAATTTTCGGTCTTTGATATACGCCCATAGTTGTTTCACGACCTCGTAACGTGGCATTTCCGAGCCGCCGCACACGTCAGCCATCTCAGACGACAGACGTAGCGGCCTACTAAGGGGATTGTTGGGGTTGGGCGCGCGCTTCTTTTTGGGTTCGTCGTCGTTCTCGGACTTCGAGCGCTTCTTAGAGGGAGCTGCCTTCTTTGTCGACTTTGCGGGCTTCTTCTGTGTCAGCTCATTATAGCAGTCGCGAATAACAGCGTCAATCGCCTTCTTCTGAGCCGTGAGGTCCAGACCCTCAGGTAGGCTTCCTTCAGGCATGTCAGCCAGAGCAAGCCGAATCTTCTTAGCTGAGACATTCGACAAGTCCGACTCGTTCAGCACGTCGAATATCCGTGGCTTGAGTTGCGCAATTTGGCCTGCCTCCAAATCTGCCATGGTAGACGAGGGTGAGTGGAGGGCATCCACGCGACCCGCGACCGAGCGTTGACACCCCGGTCTGGTGGGGTGACACGTGGTTTCGTGCGTTTTGTGTCCTGACCATCGTTGCCATGCGAGCTTCATGGCTCCTTGGTATGAGGCGCACACTGCGTCTGGGTGTTGAAACGGCCTCGCATTCGCCAGTACAAATGGCCTCTGATATGCTTTTGCCTCCCAAACAGCTTTTCCGAGCACTCTTGCGTGCTCATCGCCTACACTTGCCGCTGGAGATGCGCAGCCTGGGTGATGACTATGTTAAGGCAGAATTTCGCCGACACCAACATATTGACAATCCACTTCATATTGTTGGTTTTTGCTCACAATGGAAGATGTATTTAGACGCTATTTTGCGCGAGGCGCAAAATTCGAATGGCGAAGTGCATGGCAAAAGCTTGGATCCCCATTTGATTGATCGTTTCTCTGATGAGCAGCTGTATCAATTGTATGAGCTCAAGCTTGCGACCAACGACGTTTTTGACCCAAAAAAGGCGCAGAGCAAGCCGCCAGCACCTGATAACTCTGGCGATACACCTTAAGGCCATGCCAGCACTTCAAGTGGCGGCACACAAACGACTCGCGTTGCATCCTGCACTCCGTATTCGGTCAGGCCAAAGTACTCGATATGCTTGACACGCACAAATCCGTGCTTTTCGAAGAAAGCATGAGACGGTCCGTTGTCATGTGATATCCGAGCAATGAGCTGGGTCTTGGAAAGAGGGAATGCAGCACAGGGATGCATGTCCAGGCCAGGCGGCCGGGGTGTGGGATCAGATGTGATATAGTGTATGAGTAGTCCCAGTGCCTCAGTGGCCAAGCCCttgcgccgccagcgcgTCTCGGGAATCATAATATTGAATTCTGCCCACGTCGTTGGTGGCGCGTCTCCGTTGTCATCGTCGTGGCATTCTGAGAGGAACGCATTCACATCCCCCACCATGGTACATGCTTGTAGAAGTGTTGACACATTTGCGTTCGGAGGCACGTCATGCTCGTATGTCAAGACAATAAACGTAAGCTCTTGGGGTGAGATATCGTCAACGCACTATCTTGGTCAAGATGCCATCTCCGCTGCATATCGAATTCCTCTTCGATGCTAAGTGCCTCCGATGCCGTCTGTTCTCGCAGCACTGGACTCTTCATCCACTCGACGTACGTCGGAACCTGCGTTAGACCACGAAACTTACATGCTCCGGCCGATACGGCACCAGGaccacgcgctcgccgcgcagcaccgTTGACTCGTTGCACAACATGTGGATCCGAGGATAAAAGTCGCTATGGGGATTTATTTTGGCTACGATTGTCCGTTGACGCCCAGTCTGCTGGTTAGTACACATAATCATACATACAGGATATTTCCGCTCGATGGCAGGTACGTCACATTGCGGGCATTGCTCAGCGTCTTGGCAATCTGTTGCGAAGTCTCAATCCGACGCACAGCCAGAAGACCATCACCAGCCTTGTCTAGCGCCTTGGTAATCAAAGAAGCACCCTCAGCTTCACCCTCAGCGCGAATCACCGAGGCCtggcgctcctgctcggccttCTCTACGACGAACTTGGCGCGCTCTGCATCCTGTTGCGCAATCTGCTTCTGCTCCACGGCTTTGGTGAATTCCTGGCCGAATGTCAGATGGGTGATCGATACATCCTCGAGCAAAATATTGAATtcgcgcgcacgcgtcaATAGGTCTTCGCGGATACGAGCGCTGACGACCTCACGCTGGGTAATAAGTTCAGCGGCATCAAATTGGGCGACAATAGCTTTAAGCACTTCATTACCGATCGAAGGCAGAACACGCTCGTCATAATCAAGGCCGAGCGATTGGTAAATCTTGGACAGGTGGCCGACATCGGGACGAGAGAGGACACGGAGCGAGAGCGTCACCATCTGCAAGTCCTTAGATCCCGTTGTGGTCGAAATCGTACGCGGCTTGATCCGCACATCGTACAAGATCGCGCGTTGAAGCCAGGGAATCAGAAAGTGAGTACCTTCGCCCGTAGCTCGCTCCTTCACACCTGTAAACCGATCGAACATGACGGCTCGATATCCACCAGGCACATCGTACATACTGGCTTGCACAAAGAGGGCGCTCATGCCCAGCGGCACTAAGAGTTAGGAGTACAAAGACATACCTGCAAACCTAGAGAGGAAATTGGCTGCCGCGTTCATGCTAGGTACGAATCACAGAGGTGGCGTTGCCTGCGAGGAAAGAGGCGGCGTGGACAATGGGTGCGCAGCCGCTGCTAGTCAGCCTCCACGAGTCCTGATCCACGTGGCACGTACCCCCGGGCACATCGTTCCCACGTAGGGGTAGGAGTGTAAAGCAGCGTGGGCCTATAGAGACTCGGCGACTATCTACACGAAATTAAGCTCACGATGAAAGCAGCGTAAAATGTCGCCGTGTCTGCGTTTGAGATACGACATTTACTTGAGCTGCTTCTTCGTGTTCTTCGTCACGAGGTAGCTGTTATGTTAGCGTATGCGCACACAACCATGGTATACGAACCCTTCAGCACCGAAGAACGTGGCGGCACCCACGATGACGGCTGAGAGCAGCCTCCTGTCCCACTTCTGGATCTCGTTGCGGTTCTGGTAGCCGAAGTAGCTAGCGGCACCAATAACAGCGACGTTCACGACGCTCAGAGTCGAGAGCCAGTACTTGGGGTTGCTAGAGAAGTTGTTCCAGGCGCCATGGATCTTCTTCCAACCAGAGCTGACACTGGAGCACAGGCTAGCGATAGTGTGAGTCATCCGGCTTATATGAACACGTACCTCTTGCGAGCCTCCTTAGCGCGGTCCTCGAGCTCTTCAGCTTCCTTCGAGATGAACTCGCCGACCTTGTCAGCGGCGGCCTTGGCCTCGTCGTAGAAGTGCTCGGACTTTTCGCCAGCCTGGCTGCATGGTGTTAGTGTCCGTATGCATTCTTCCGAACGTACTTGGCCGCCTGCTCAGCCTTGTTAGCAGTCTTGTTTACGGCAGCATGGGCGTCAGCCTTGGCTTGTTGCACGTTTGCGTTGTTCGACATATTATGATGGTTGATAATACGAACCGACCCCAGCCACCCACCTACTCCAGGTTGAGGCCGTCGGCCTGCCTCGGGACCGTCCAGTCCAATCGAGAATAGGCTGATTTCCACACATGCAGCGGAGACCGGGCCAACCGGGTACTGCATCGCATTATGACATAATCATGCCACATCCGGCAGAACGCCACCCCCACCTGGGTACGTGGGGCGTTGGCGCCTCAGCGGGTCTGAGCGCGTGTGGCATAGTAGCTTGGCGTAGCATGCCGCGACCGAAAGAGGAGGTCATTAGTGATTTTTTGCTTGGTGAAGTAGAGAAGCATAAGCTGCTGAAGAGGCCATGCATCGTAGGGTTCCAAGGTCCTCAAGGGAgtggtgcgtgtgcatgGGCTTATGACAGGCAAATCGTATACGTGTGCGCGTATCGCTGAGTACCTAGGTTCGCGAGATCCGCCTGTTCGGGTCGAAGTGTTCTCGTTGGATGGTGCGTCGATATTACTGATACCTTGATTTGTACCTTCCTCATACAGAGatgacggcgctggcgcggcagcatgCCTCTTTTGCGCTGTATCAGGGCCGTGGGCCACCGGGTACGCAGGATGTGGACGTTGGCACGCACGTTCTTCAGGCGTTCCGGGCGTGTGAGTCGGTGTCGATACCCATCTATGATAAGAGTGCTCATCGAGGTGCGGGGGACCGGCAGAGGGCGTGGCGGCATGTACAAGGCGAGGTGGATGTTGTCTTGTTCGAGGGATGGTGCCTAGGCTTTCCGTCGATGCCATTTTCGGAGCTGGTGCGAAGGTATGACCAGGGGCGAGCTGCGTCACCGCGGCCCGAGTATGCAGCGCACCCGCTGGAAGAGTTGCAGCTGATGAACCGCCACTTGGCTACGTGGGAGCAGGCATGGTATCCCCTGATCGATGCGTTCGTTCAGCTTGTGCCAGTTGTTGCTGATCCCGAAGCGAGTCCGTGGTCCCTGGTGTACCCGTGGCGCCTGGAAGCGGAGCATGCCATGAAGCAGCGGAATGGCGGGCGCGGCATGTCAGACGACGAGGTGCATGCGTTCGTGCAGCGGTACATGCCGACGTATGAGCTATTCAGCCGCACAGCAGATACGAGTCGGTGGAAAGAGCACTGTATGATGCTACGGATTGGTGCAGACAGACAATGCATAGACGCATAGGGGGGCAGCGCCTTACTCCGTGTTACGGGGACGCATGAGTACGCGGTAGTTGCggtgctgcacgagccacTGCTCCTGAGGGGGCGTCTGCTCGTcgctgggcgtgcgcacTACGCGAAAGTCGCCCTCAACGTACATGAGTGTGCCCTTGGGCACCTCGCGCAAACGGTTGACGGTGTTTTCGCCGAAGGCAAAAATCGAGTGGAACGACGACGTGGGCGCAGCGGGCGTGCCGTCCTCGTTGGGCGGGCCGGGCAGGTCGTTCGTGGCGAGCACGTAGCGAAGGTATTCCTTGCCGTTACGGCTCTCGCGCACCTCGGGCGACGAGACGAGGCGGCCGATGAgcgtgacgcgcgagaGAGCCGAAGCTGGCGTGGACGAGAACGACTGTCGTTAGAACACACTATACGTACGCGGGCTTGAAGCACACGGGGAAGCGAGCCGAACATGGGGCGGACCATTTTCAATACAGGGCGGAAAAGCGAACGCGTCGATCGTcgcgtcgtggcgtggTCGCTGGGACGCGTACTATTCGGCCGAACATCATATACCTATCAGTAGCGATTCAACTCGACGCGTCCGCCGTCCTGCATCATCCAGTCAGACAGGGCGCGCGTCACGCGGACTTGGCAGGTGAGGCGACTGGATGCCTGGCGGAAGGGGGCGTactcgagcatgtcgtcttcttcttgggATACTTCGTCCGCACTCCAGCTGGGTGCCTCGTGCGTCATGCCACGTGCCTGCGGATCGTCTCGCTGTGCGTCACACACGTAGGCATGACAGGTAGCACATTCGAGCTCGCCGCCACATGTAGCCTCTATACCGGGCAGGTCGTAGCGCCGCGCCACTTGCATGAGGGACTCGCCTTCCTCGCCCTCCACGTCGTACCACTGGCCATCGTGCGAGTGGAAACGGAGCGGCAGCAGGTGGGGGGTATCTCGGGGGCTGGGACCGGCCCGTCGCTGCGGCGTGATGTGCGCAGTATGGACGATAGGCGGGCCCCACGTGTCGATGTgatcgcgctgctcggcctcggaCATGCCCAGCCTACCGCGCCACCGCGGCCACAGCACGAGCCGTTCTCGCAAGTCGTCCAAGTCATGTCgcgacgatggcggcgcgagcgcagcgcgcacAAGCAGAGGCGCGTCAGACACACGCAAGTTGCCGTACCAGTCGCCATGCGGATACACGAGAGCACACGCAGCAAACTTGTGGCCGCCCACATGACTGATGGGCCACACGCGGATCCGGCGGGCTGGCTGCGTGCCTTCGAAGCGGCATTGCGTGTCGTGCTTCTCGACCGCCTCATTCAAGGCGTCATACAGGGCCGGGCCTGCTACGCCGCAGCGGCAGTCGCGCATTCCGTGCGTACATACATAGATGTGCGTTTCGTGCTGGTCCTCCGCTTTGCGCCACAGGGCTTGCAGAGACGCGCGTAGTTCGGCGCCACTTGGGAGCGTGCGGAGCGATACGGGCTCTGGCCACTTGACTAGGCGACCGGGCATAGAGTACGCGTACATCCAGTACTGCTCGTCTTCCTGTTGGTGATTCGGCGGCCAAcgcgtggcggcgctgcgccttggATCCCAGGCATCCGCGGTCGGCagggcggcatcgtcgccggAGGAGAGATTCACGCGAAAGCCGTCGAGCGACCCGTGTGGCTTCGTACGGCTCGTGAGCTCACTGAGCAGCGCACTCGCCGACTCGACGTGGGACGGCCACGTCGTGGGAGGCCGTGCATACTGCGCGGGATGCAGGATCAAGTGTGCGTCCGACCGCGATACGGTGCCGGCCAACGGCGATGCATCATAGGGCGCTGCAGGTATTTGATGTCGGTGATCTAGTGCGAGCGACGTGTCACACGCAAATGCGCCCCAAGCGCGCGAGCTGTACAGGCGCCGCAAGCGTCGCCACAGCATGAGATGGGGGCAAAAAAGCTACGAGTGGAGTTCTCAGGTCAGACGCTCCTTGTCCCAGTGCCATGCTGATctgtgcagcgcgtcgaagCTGGTGGGGCGCGGTGCGGCCGCGCATGTTGAGCACTTGTGCTATCCGTATGGAGGAGCGCAAGACGCACTTTGGTTTCCAGACGATCGATGAGACACAGAAGCAAGGCATGGTCGGCGGCGTGTTTTCGTCGGTAGCGTCCTCGTACGATTTGATGAacgatgccatgtcgctggGTATTCATCGGCTGTGGAAGAACCGGTTcgtggacatgctcgatCCGCGCGGCGGGATTCGGTGCTTGGATGTGgcgggcggcacgggcgatATCGCGCTTCGATTGCTGGACCATGCCAGGACCAAGCACCTGGATCGCGAGACGCACGTCACGATCCTCGACATCAATGCCCAGATGCTCGTGGAAGGGCAGAAGCGGGTCAAAGAGAGCATGTACTGGAACACGCCGCAGGTCAAGTTCCAGCTGGGCaatgccgaggcgctggacgaggtcATGCCCGTGCCGGAGCGCAAGAACCCCGTGGCCAGCACGCGTCGCCAGCCCATTTTGCCGCCGCTGGTGAGCGAGCCTATCGAGAGCGCGTCGGTCGACCTGTACACGATTGCCTTTGGCATTCGTAACTGCACGCACATTGACCGCGTGATTGCCGAGGCGTTCCGTGTGCTCAAGCCGGGTGGTATCTTTGCGTGCCTCGAGTTTGGCAAGGTCTCGATTCcgctgctggcgcacaTGTACAAGCAGTACTCGTTCCAAGTGATCCCGCCTCTGGGTGAGCTGCTCGTGGGCGACCGCGACTCGTACCAGTACCTGGTCGAGTCGATCGAGCGGTTCCCGACGCAGGCCGAGTTCGCGCGCATGGTGGCCGAGGCTGGCTTCCTGCTGCCAGGCACAGCCgaggcatcgtcgatgggactgccgccgctcgtggGACACGGTGCATGGGAAAATTTGACGCTGGGTGTGGCCACGATATGGACAGGTACGTATGCTCTATGAATGATGTGCTCACAGGCAGGGTACGTATACCACACTCACATGCAGTATCAAGCCATTTGCTTAGGCCGCTACTGTGGGATGCGCTCGCACCGGATGAATGTCTTGGTAGGGTCGTGCGGCAAGATGCAGAAAAAG is a window of Malassezia restricta chromosome III, complete sequence DNA encoding:
- a CDS encoding upstream activation factor subunit UAF30; protein product: MADLEAGQIAQLKPRIFDVLNESDLSNVSAKKIRLALADMPEGSLPEGLDLTAQKKAIDAVIRDCYNELTQKKPAKSTKKAAPSKKRSKSENDDEPKKKRAPNPNNPLSRPLRLSSEMADVCGGSEMPRYEVVKQLWAYIKDRKLQNESNKRQIVCDEKLSGLFGKPTVDSFEMAKLIGRHLEKIEPTNPSS
- a CDS encoding mitochondrial protein involved in assembly of succinate dehydrogenase — translated: MRASWLLGMRRTLRLGVETASHSPVQMASDMLLPPKQLFRALLRAHRLHLPLEMRSLGDDYVKAEFRRHQHIDNPLHIVGFCSQWKMYLDAILREAQNSNGEVHGKSLDPHLIDRFSDEQLYQLYELKLATNDVFDPKKAQSKPPAPDNSGDTP
- a CDS encoding D-glycerate 3-kinase, giving the protein MTALARQHASFALYQGRGPPGTQDVDVGTHVLQAFRACESVSIPIYDKSAHRGAGDRQRAWRHVQGEVDVVLFEGWCLGFPSMPFSELVRRYDQGRAASPRPEYAAHPLEELQLMNRHLATWEQAWYPLIDAFVQLVPVVADPEASPWSLVYPWRLEAEHAMKQRNGGRGMSDDEVHAFVQRYMPTYELFSRTADTSRWKEHCMMLRIGADRQCIDA
- a CDS encoding prohibitin 1, which produces MNAAANFLSRFAVPLGMSALFVQASMYDVPGGYRAVMFDRFTGVKERATGEGTHFLIPWLQRAILYDVRIKPRTISTTTGSKDLQMVTLSLRVLSRPDVGHLSKIYQSLGLDYDERVLPSIGNEVLKAIVAQFDAAELITQREVVSARIREDLLTRAREFNILLEDVSITHLTFGQEFTKAVEQKQIAQQDAERAKFVVEKAEQERQASVIRAEGEAEGASLITKALDKAGDGLLAVRRIETSQQIAKTLSNARNVTYLPSSGNILLGVNGQS
- a CDS encoding 2-methoxy-6-polyprenyl-1,4-benzoquinol methylase; the encoded protein is MLICAARRSWWGAVRPRMLSTCAIRMEERKTHFGFQTIDETQKQGMVGGVFSSVASSYDLMNDAMSLGIHRLWKNRFVDMLDPRGGIRCLDVAGGTGDIALRLLDHARTKHLDRETHVTILDINAQMLVEGQKRVKESMYWNTPQVKFQLGNAEALDEVMPVPERKNPVASTRRQPILPPLVSEPIESASVDLYTIAFGIRNCTHIDRVIAEAFRVLKPGGIFACLEFGKVSIPLLAHMYKQYSFQVIPPLGELLVGDRDSYQYLVESIERFPTQAEFARMVAEAGFLLPGTAEASSMGLPPLVGHGAWENLTLGVATIWTGIKPFA
- a CDS encoding sucrase/ferredoxin-like protein, with protein sequence MLWRRLRRLYSSRAWGAFACDTSLALDHRHQIPAAPYDASPLAGTVSRSDAHLILHPAQYARPPTTWPSHVESASALLSELTSRTKPHGSLDGFRVNLSSGDDAALPTADAWDPRRSAATRWPPNHQQEDEQYWMYAYSMPGRLVKWPEPVSLRTLPSGAELRASLQALWRKAEDQHETHIYVCTHGMRDCRCGVAGPALYDALNEAVEKHDTQCRFEGTQPARRIRVWPISHVGGHKFAACALVYPHGDWYGNLRVSDAPLLVRAALAPPSSRHDLDDLRERLVLWPRWRGRLGMSEAEQRDHIDTWGPPIVHTAHITPQRRAGPSPRDTPHLLPLRFHSHDGQWYDVEGEEGESLMQVARRYDLPGIEATCGGELECATCHAYVCDAQRDDPQARGMTHEAPSWSADEVSQEEDDMLEYAPFRQASSRLTCQVRVTRALSDWMMQDGGRVELNRY
- a CDS encoding CCAAT-binding factor complex subunit; the encoded protein is MSFYPQDQGMRPAGDAMHIQGPADMARMQDVPAMTMSTQDNVMETSPGKRLGALLQQFSRSPAQFQRYFWRHQMDLVENGFDSDGKAIDFFNLGSTPSGNGSALPLARIKKVMKNDDEVKMISAEAPILFSRACEIFIADLTCRAFMVAEENKRRTIQRSDIASAISRSELFDFLIDIVPRTEGLRHRSASVPIRNAMPSAALSSPFSGADIAPRLGMNDSAGAHQAAPFLSLRPTQQDVRTRLDPMDPSLGMNPAGQPLKGLPKAPLPSDWYSFPTNPMGDARIHPGTAAGLGMSSTNTAPPSMRSVMGRSTVDAPTFMDANSSLSMPPPPTRGSLLNMMPYPMDEAASKGTTNPNE
- a CDS encoding ssDNA-binding protein essential for mitochondrial genome maintenance, coding for MVRPMFGSLPRVLQARSFSSTPASALSRVTLIGRLVSSPEVRESRNGKEYLRYVLATNDLPGPPNEDGTPAAPTSSFHSIFAFGENTVNRLREVPKGTLMYVEGDFRVVRTPSDEQTPPQEQWLVQHRNYRVLMRPRNTE